A genomic segment from Truepera sp. encodes:
- the mnmH gene encoding tRNA 2-selenouridine(34) synthase MnmH, with amino-acid sequence MTLAPGDVFPAGGGDQPVQVVDVRAPIEVERGALPGALSLPLLTNEERHLVGVRYKEAGQRSAVELGYHLLEHTLPGRVEAWRRAVADAAGRTAVACWRGGLRSRLVVEFVDDERAVRVEGGYKALRAHLMGAMPQALAAKDLVVLTGLTGAGKTRLLRRLAASEADLQADLQVVDLEGLARHRGSAFGHVTEPQPAQQTFENALAAQLVLSASARVVLEDESRFVGKRTIPESLYGAMTRAPLVVLDADLPMRSRAIYCEYVAGPTAAHGREAVAADLIASTKHLGRRLGASTYEAVSTRVAELARSEAAWADESAHEGWIGTLLREHYDPLYRRALAKLDRPVVFAGDEEAVAAWLTNPTRTWPHG; translated from the coding sequence ATGACTCTCGCGCCCGGCGACGTCTTCCCAGCAGGTGGCGGGGACCAGCCCGTCCAAGTCGTCGATGTTCGCGCACCTATCGAGGTAGAGCGGGGCGCCCTGCCCGGGGCCCTGTCGTTGCCGCTCCTCACCAACGAGGAGCGGCACCTGGTGGGCGTGCGCTACAAGGAGGCCGGCCAGCGCTCCGCCGTGGAGCTCGGATACCACCTGCTCGAACACACGCTTCCGGGGCGGGTCGAGGCGTGGAGGCGCGCGGTGGCGGACGCCGCCGGCCGCACGGCGGTCGCCTGCTGGCGGGGCGGGTTGAGGAGCCGGCTGGTGGTCGAGTTCGTCGACGACGAGCGCGCGGTGCGCGTGGAGGGTGGTTACAAGGCGCTGCGAGCGCACCTCATGGGGGCCATGCCGCAGGCTCTCGCCGCCAAGGACCTCGTCGTCCTCACGGGCCTGACGGGCGCCGGCAAGACGCGCCTGTTACGCCGCCTCGCGGCCTCGGAGGCCGACCTGCAAGCCGACCTGCAAGTCGTCGACCTGGAAGGGTTGGCGCGGCACCGGGGCAGCGCTTTCGGGCACGTCACCGAGCCGCAGCCCGCCCAGCAGACGTTCGAGAACGCGTTGGCTGCGCAGCTCGTCCTGAGCGCCTCGGCGCGCGTCGTGCTCGAGGACGAATCGCGGTTCGTGGGTAAGCGCACGATTCCCGAGTCCCTCTACGGCGCCATGACCAGGGCGCCTCTCGTGGTGCTCGACGCCGACCTGCCCATGCGCTCGCGCGCCATCTACTGTGAATACGTGGCGGGTCCCACCGCAGCCCACGGCCGAGAGGCCGTTGCGGCGGACCTGATCGCCTCGACCAAGCACCTCGGTCGGCGCCTCGGTGCCTCTACTTACGAGGCGGTCTCCACGCGCGTGGCGGAACTGGCCCGGAGTGAGGCGGCGTGGGCCGACGAAAGCGCGCACGAGGGGTGGATCGGGACCCTGCTGCGCGAGCATTACGACCCGCTCTACCGCCGCGCGCTGGCGAAGCTGGACCGGCCGGTGGTGTTCGCCGGCGACGAGGAGGCCGTGGCCGCATGGTTGACGAATCCGACGAGGACGTGGCCGCATGGTTGA
- a CDS encoding leucyl aminopeptidase, which produces MPHNQQAPRLGLPGLASSEVVKGAIQDFSADAIVVNLFAGVSTPGGATGAVDAALGGAISALIEGGDLTGKLGEVAVLYPTGGVKARRVLVVGLGERDSFGPEAVRRASAAAAVRARDLGARTLATITHGAGIGGLDPSTAAQATLEGALLATYSFGGWRRAGREPGNELELITLVELGEAHHAQVLEGVLAAHAVARGVALARDLANLPPVYATPDYLARTALTLAERTGLKVEVGDRAWAQERHMGAFLAVAKGTAQEPRFIELGHNVDRIDLSLVVLVGKGVTFDSGGLSLKSRDGMIPMKADMSGAAAVLGTMQAVAELDLPVRVIGLCPCVENMPDGAAFRPSDVLVASNGLSIEVLSTDAEGRLALADALAYAQELKPAAVIDIATLTGSSVTALGAGVASSLFSNEPTLRARIETAADATFERVWPMPLFEEYREAIESKVADLKNSGGARGGVGTAAAFLQAFTDYPWAHIDMAGMELVESPKGRPYLTHGATGYGVRLFVEFLRDWA; this is translated from the coding sequence ATGCCACACAACCAACAAGCACCCCGTCTGGGCCTGCCCGGGCTGGCAAGCAGCGAGGTCGTGAAGGGCGCCATCCAAGACTTCTCGGCCGACGCCATCGTCGTCAACCTCTTCGCCGGCGTCTCCACACCTGGCGGCGCCACGGGCGCCGTCGACGCGGCACTGGGGGGCGCGATCAGCGCGCTGATCGAAGGAGGCGACCTCACGGGCAAGCTGGGCGAGGTGGCCGTCCTCTACCCGACCGGCGGCGTGAAGGCGCGCCGCGTGCTCGTCGTCGGGCTGGGAGAGCGCGACAGCTTCGGCCCCGAGGCGGTACGCCGCGCCTCCGCGGCGGCCGCCGTGCGCGCCCGTGACCTCGGGGCGCGTACGTTGGCGACCATCACTCACGGCGCGGGCATCGGTGGCCTGGACCCCAGCACGGCCGCTCAGGCCACTCTAGAGGGCGCACTGCTCGCCACCTACAGCTTCGGTGGTTGGCGCCGGGCCGGCCGCGAGCCTGGGAACGAACTCGAGCTGATCACCTTGGTGGAGCTGGGCGAGGCGCACCACGCGCAGGTGTTGGAAGGCGTCCTGGCGGCGCACGCCGTGGCGCGCGGGGTGGCACTGGCCCGCGACCTTGCCAACCTCCCGCCGGTCTACGCCACCCCCGACTACCTGGCGCGGACGGCCCTGACGTTGGCCGAACGCACCGGCCTGAAGGTCGAGGTGGGTGACCGCGCCTGGGCGCAGGAGCGCCACATGGGCGCCTTCCTCGCGGTCGCCAAGGGCACTGCACAGGAGCCGCGATTCATCGAGCTAGGGCACAACGTGGACCGTATCGACCTTTCCCTGGTCGTGCTCGTCGGCAAGGGCGTCACGTTCGACTCGGGCGGACTGTCGCTCAAGTCCCGCGACGGCATGATTCCCATGAAGGCGGACATGTCGGGCGCCGCCGCCGTGCTCGGCACCATGCAGGCCGTCGCCGAATTGGACCTCCCCGTGCGCGTGATCGGCTTGTGCCCCTGTGTGGAGAACATGCCGGACGGCGCCGCCTTCAGGCCGTCCGACGTGCTGGTAGCAAGCAACGGCCTGTCCATAGAGGTCCTGTCCACCGACGCCGAGGGCCGCTTGGCGCTGGCCGACGCCCTCGCGTACGCCCAGGAGCTGAAGCCCGCGGCAGTCATCGACATCGCCACACTCACCGGCTCGAGCGTCACGGCGCTGGGCGCGGGCGTGGCGTCCTCCCTCTTCAGCAACGAGCCGACCCTCAGGGCGCGCATCGAGACGGCCGCGGACGCCACCTTCGAGCGCGTCTGGCCCATGCCGCTGTTCGAGGAGTACCGCGAGGCGATCGAGTCGAAGGTCGCCGACCTGAAGAACTCGGGCGGCGCGCGGGGCGGCGTGGGCACTGCAGCCGCGTTCCTCCAGGCGTTCACCGATTACCCCTGGGCGCACATCGACATGGCGGGCATGGAGCTGGTCGAGTCGCCCAAGGGCCGGCCCTACCTAACGCACGGCGCCACGGGCTACGGCGTGCGGCTGTTCGTGGAGTTCCTGCGCGACTGGGCATGA
- the msrA gene encoding peptide-methionine (S)-S-oxide reductase MsrA: MSENLSTAVLAGGCFWCLEAVFDELEGVTGVQSGYSGGHVPDPSYEQVCTGRTGHAEVVRVEFDPSVLSYADLLRVFFTTHDPTTKDRQGNDVGHQYRSAIFYQDEQQREAAEAVMREVSEQGIYDAPLVTELAPLGAFYPAEAYHDDYFANNPRQPYCTAVIAPKVAKFRKSYRERLKRQVV; encoded by the coding sequence ATGAGCGAGAACCTCTCCACAGCGGTCTTGGCAGGTGGCTGCTTCTGGTGTCTGGAAGCCGTCTTCGACGAGCTGGAAGGCGTCACCGGCGTGCAATCGGGCTACTCGGGCGGGCACGTACCCGACCCGAGCTACGAACAGGTGTGCACGGGCAGGACGGGGCACGCGGAAGTCGTGAGGGTCGAGTTCGACCCCAGCGTCTTGTCCTACGCCGACCTCCTGCGCGTCTTCTTCACCACCCATGACCCCACCACCAAGGACAGGCAGGGCAACGACGTCGGCCACCAGTACCGCTCCGCGATCTTCTATCAGGACGAGCAGCAACGAGAAGCGGCCGAGGCCGTGATGCGCGAGGTGAGCGAGCAGGGGATCTACGATGCCCCGCTGGTCACCGAGCTGGCGCCGCTCGGCGCCTTCTACCCGGCCGAGGCCTATCACGACGACTACTTCGCCAACAACCCCAGGCAGCCGTACTGCACGGCCGTGATCGCCCCCAAGGTGGCCAAGTTCCGCAAGTCGTACCGCGAGAGGCTCAAGCGGCAGGTGGTCTGA